A stretch of Pomacea canaliculata isolate SZHN2017 linkage group LG6, ASM307304v1, whole genome shotgun sequence DNA encodes these proteins:
- the LOC112567050 gene encoding uncharacterized protein LOC112567050 — translation MKSHSSHIQVTFQSERFVEDEWYHSVNPLNCRVGGVRRSPGCFLTSRFTASGIPQEKQHKRQSYPHLAAQQRPTTTMSRKNPHNRDKGSCPALKGRVKADPSPQHHSKVCSSLHPGIQTSPSPRVWSSFKGSLGRLQTNNSTIQGCTGLTSPYLLCTSCHRDTRRTVKMATLATQPVAKPCQRFVSRLHAPLVFMSASRTSQQGHVKQGEGHRQQGHVQGHVQASVLMADVQLLAIPRKCAEPPPPVTFPTLATGRSPRVNYVRVAGKTSHLRLQPTRLQNSRVKADADHKAGQDYNAAVGDEVGADVDFSGCTSPVHSSLGAARIPQAPPPSQANFHPHSEVRSVPETTITLTMEETVEGETISITRQLVVPEEHPDGQHAQNSPRARGLLSVPEKEPPGPHGQHSPHARGLLSVPEKEPPGPHGQHSPRARGLLSVPGYVHVHEGRPGYSGSEASGYYQNLLTSQVKINPVVTGRI, via the coding sequence ATGAAGTCACACTCAAGTCACATTCAAGTCACATTCCAGTCAGAGCGGTTTGTGGAGGATGAGTGGTACCACTCAGTTAATCCGTTAAACTGCCGAGTTGGCGGGGTCAGACGGAGCCCTGGGTGCTTCTTGACTTCACGGTTCACTGCCAGCGGGATTCCACAGGAGAAACAACACAAGAGACAGAGCTACCCCCACCTAGCAGCCCAGCAACGCCCGACTACCACAATGTCCCGAAAGAACCCGCACAACCGCGATAAGGGGTCTTGCCCTGCCCTAAAAGGTAGGGTCAAAGCGGACCCCAGCCCACAGCATCACAGCAAAGTGTGCTCCAGTCTTCACCCCGGGATTCAGACGAGCCCCAGTCCACGGGTGTGGTCCAGCTTCAAGGGCTCACTTGGTAGACTCCAGACCAACAACTCCACCATCCAAGGATGCACAGGGCTGACCTCCCCCTACTTACTGTGCACATCCTGTCATAGGGACACTCGGAGAACTGTGAAGATGGCGACCCTGGCCACACAGCCCGTAGCAAAGCCCTGCCAGAGATTTGTAAGCAGGCTGCACGCACCCCTCGTGTTCATGTCTGCCAGCAGAACCAGTCAGCAGGGTCACGTAAAACAGGGCGAAGGTCACAGACAGCAGGGTCATGTACAAGGTCATGTGCAGGCCTCAGTGTTGATGGCAGATGTGCAGCTGCTGGCTATACCCAGAAAGTGTGCAGAGCCCCCGCCCCCAGTTACCTTCCCCACTCTTGCAACAGGCAGATCCCCGAGGGTGAACTATGTCCGAGTTGCCGGCAAAACAAGTCACCTCCGGTTGCAGCCCACACGCTTACAAAACTCCAGGGTCAAGGCTGATGCTGATCATAAAGCAGGCCAAGACTACAATGCAGCGGTAGGTGATGAGGTCGGTGCTGATGTTGATTTCTCGGGCTGCACATCTCCTGTCCACTCAAGTCTAGGGGCGGCTCGCATTCCTCAAGCACCACCACCATCTCAAGCAAACTTTCACCCACACAGTGAGGTCAGGTCAGTTCCCGAGACAACCATTACTCTGACCATGGAAGAGACTGTTGAGGGTGAAACCATCTCGATCACAAGACAGCTCGTAGTGCCCGAAGAACACCCAGATGGACAACATGCTCAGAATAGTCCCCGTGCCAGGGGCCTGCTGTCTGTACCTGAAAAAGAGCCACCTGGTCCACATGGTCAGCATAGTCCTCATGCCAGGGGCCTGCTGTCTGTACCTGAAAAAGAGCCACCTGGTCCACATGGTCAGCATAGTCCCCGTGCCAGGGGCCTGCTGTCTGTACCTGGttatgtgcatgtacatgaAGGTCGTCCCGGTTACTCTGGGTCAGAGGCCTCTGGGTATTATCAAAACCTTTTAACAAGTCAGGTGAAAATAAATCCGGTGGTGACAGGGAGGATTTGA